A single genomic interval of Malania oleifera isolate guangnan ecotype guangnan chromosome 13, ASM2987363v1, whole genome shotgun sequence harbors:
- the LOC131146822 gene encoding probable arabinosyltransferase ARAD1, which yields MTETNMLPSWFLFRLITISMFVLILSSVFLIQSGNNSFIPRSVFKLIIVNNTPVNFKSNDNRKETKLPLLSSTALLVDENQAGVCQIYRCNKKTDASRQEERKTCDPNQALVRVYLYDLPPEFHFGLLGWKGMMNHTWPNVSSTSQIPSYPGGLNLQHSIEYWLTLDLLASNTPNVVRPCTAVRVMNSSQADVTFVPFFSSLSYNRHSKLHGGEKTSVNKVLQGKLVKFLMGKDEWKQLGGKNHLIVAHHPNSMLQARKKLGSAMFVLADFGRYPVEIANLEKDVIAPYRHLVRTTAKENSAPYEKRPILVYFQGALYRKDKGAIRQELFYLLKDEKDVHFSFGSVQGHGISRAGQGMGSSKFCLNIAGDTPSSNRLFDAIVSHCVPVIVSDEIELPFEDVLDYSEFCIFVKESDAVKKGFLLNYLRGIQKDKWMQMWNRLKEVVKHFEYQFPSQPGDAVDMIWEAVSRKMPSMKLKFHRMNRYHRLQLQLKSN from the exons ATGACCGAAACGAACATGTTGCCCTCGTGGTTTCTGTTTCGTCTAATAACAATTTCTATGTTTGTTTTGATCCTTTCTTCAGTATTCCTTATTCAATCTGGAAATAATTCTTTTATACCCAGATCAGTTTTTAAGCTTATTATTGTCAATAACACCCCTGTAAACTTCAAATCTAATGACAATAGAAAAGAAACTAAACTTCCTCTCCTTTCTTCCACCGCATTATTAGTTGATGAAAACCAAGCTGGGGTTTGTCAAATTTATAGATGCAACAAGAAAACGGATGCATCAAGACAAGAGGAAAGGAAGACGTGTGACCCTAATCAGGCTCTTGTCCGCGTATATTTGTATGATTTACCTCCAGAGTTTCACTTTGGGTTATTGGGTTGGAAAGGAATGATGAATCATACTTGGCCCAATGTCAGTAGCACAAGTCAAATCCCATCATACCCAGGTGGGTTAAATTTGCAGCACAGCATTGAGTACTGGCTTACCCTTGATCTTTTGGCATCAAACACTCCAAATGTGGTGAGACCTTGCACTGCAGTAAGAGTTATGAATTCAAGTCAGGCAGATGTAACTTTTGTACCATTCTTCTCATCTCTGAGTTACAACAGACATTCTAAGCTTCATGGAGGAGAGAAAACAAGTGTGAATAAGGTATTGCAGGGTAAATTGGTGAAGTTTTTGATGGGGAAGGATGAATGGAAGCAATTGGGTGGGAAGAATCATCTAATTGTAGCCCATCATCCAAATAGCATGTTACAAGCAAGAAAAAAACTTGGTTCTGCCATGTTTGTGCTTGCAGATTTTGGGAGATATCCTGTTGAAATTGCAAACCTTGAAAAGGATGTGATTGCTCCTTATCGGCACCTTGTGAGAACAACTGCCAAAGAAAATTCTGCTCCATATGAGAAACGCCCTattttggtgtatttccaaggaGCACTTTATAGGAAAGAT AAAGGGGCAATTCGCCAAGAGCTATTTTACCTCCTCAAAGATGAGAAAGATGTACACTTTTCATTTGGGAGCGTTCAAGGTCATGGGATTAGCAGGGCAGGCCAAGGGATGGGCTCATCTAAATTCTGCCTGAATATTGCTGGAGACACACCTTCCTCAAATCGCCTTTTTGATGCCATTGTGAGCCATTGTGTTCCTGTGATAGTCAGTGATGAGATCGAACTACCATTTGAAGATGTCCTGGACTACTCAGAGTTCTGCATATTTGTTAAAGAATCTGATGCAGTTAAAAAAGGATTCCTTCTGAATTATCTTAGGGGAATCCAGAAAGACAAGTGGATGCAAATGTGGAACAGATTAAAAGAGGTTGTAAAACACTTCGAATATCAGTTTCCATCCCAGCCTGGCGATGCTGTGGATATGATTTGGGAAGCTGTTTCACGTAAAATGCCCTCAATGAAACTTAAATTTCACAGGATGAACAGATACCACAGATTGCAGCTTCAGTTAAAAAGCAATTGA